The Trypanosoma brucei brucei TREU927 chromosome 2, complete sequence genome has a window encoding:
- a CDS encoding iron/ascorbate oxidoreductase family protein, putative codes for MTRASLPVIDVSPLFGGESAEKERVSKQIDNACRTWGFFYIVGHPIQQEQIDKVLKLADTFFSLPMEEKLKLDVRKGRLYRGYTAPGVEEADVGKVYTYETFTTGYHLPKHHPDVMAGKPLRGPNIHPTQVRGWMEGMEGHYRDMWALALVLLRAMAQAIGLQEDFFDSKFMDPLCELNIKHYVPLSQTKEETTLLIEHSDFGVMTLLYQDASGGLQVRDSSGELMDVPPIEGSFVVNLGDMMEMWTNGQYRSTKHRVVATDKERYSMPFFCNPNPNVIVKCLDNCHSEENPPRYPPVRAVDWILKRFAEAYGKDYSKM; via the coding sequence ATGACACGCGCCTCGCTTCCTGTTATTGATGTTTCGCCCCTATTTGGTGGCGAATccgcagaaaaggaaagggtcTCCAAGCAGATTGATAATGCATGCAGGACATGGGGCTTCTTCTACATTGTGGGACATCCGATTCAGCAGGAGCAGATTGACAAAGTACTTAAGTTAGCTgatacttttttctctcttcctatGGAGGAGAAGCTCAAATTGGACGTTCGCAAGGGTAGACTTTATCGTGGTTACACTGCCCCTGGAGTAGAGGAAGCTGATGTAGGGAAGGTTTACACGTACGAGACCTTTACGACGGGATACCATCTTCCTAAGCACCATCCAGACGTCATGGCAGGCAAACCGCTCCGAGGACCGAATATCCACCCCACTCAAGTGAGGGGATGGATGGAGGGTATGGAAGGTCATTACCGCGATATGTGGGCACTTGCGCTTGTCCTCCTGCGCGCTATGGCGCAAGCTATCGGTTTGCAGGAAGATTTCTTCGACTCCAAGTTTATGGATCCCCTTTGTGAATTGAATATAAAGCACTACGTTCCCTTATCTcaaacgaaagaagaaactaCTTTGCTCATTGAGCACAGCGATTTCGGTGTTATGACGTTACTCTATCAAGACGCTTCAGGTGGCTTGCAAGTACGTGATAGTTCCGGAGAGCTGATGGATGTGCCACCTATTGAAGGAAGTTTTGTTGTCAACCTTGGAGACATGATGGAGATGTGGACCAATGGCCAATACCGTTCCACAAAGCATCGTGTGGTAGCCACAGACAAGGAACGGTACTCCATGCCTTTCTTTTGCAATCCCAATCCGAATGTCATCGTCAAGTGCCTCGACAACTGTCATTCGGAGGAGAATCCACCAAGGTACCCTCCAGTGCGGGCTGTTGATTGGATTTTGAAGCGATTCGCGGAGGCATATGGGAAAGATTACTCAAAAATGTAG
- a CDS encoding adenosine transporter 2, with amino-acid sequence MAMLGFESTAEFFVYLTFIFFGMSVMNVTNAIYSVPDFFSDYYKFVKNEEKAKPVNASFWKHMFTYYNVVVFTMQVVLEAFMLTPLGRRIPISWRLIFGLTIPMGEIIAILVIPAVGGSENCAIATVMMVAFVGGISKTLCDSSNAALAGPFPTKFYGAIVWGLSVSGMITSFMAIVIKASMKDSFESKRVQSQIYFGLVMLLQVVACVLLVLLRKNPYAIKYAAEFRYAARKDGKTDDGEDENDAKGTGPADEDGYPDEKENKNVLNADIDPDKMKDTDQVEGTTNVQQMLDASVMVVVKRIWPMLLSCFFVFFATLLVFPGVFFAVKDGLNVKNGWYFTIVIAMFNFGDFLTRLLLQFKQLHLSPRMVMIGSFARALLIIPLSLCAAGTIPGIWLPYTVSLLWGLTNGYFGGLTMIYGPRTGSLTTAGQRSLAAISTNVSLLSGLFVGAMFALAVKEGLPE; translated from the coding sequence ATGGCAATGCTTGGTTTCGAGTCGACAGCTGAATTTTTTGTCTATCTcaccttcatcttttttgggATGTCGGTGATGAATGTGACGAATGCCATTTACTCAGTccctgattttttttctgattaTTATAAATTTGttaaaaatgaggaaaaagcgAAACCTGTCAATGCATCGTTCTGGAAGCACATGTTCACGTATTAtaatgttgttgtgtttacgATGCAAGTGGTTTTGGAGGCTTTTATGCTCACACCATTGGGCCGACGGATTCCTATTAGTTGGCGTCTCATCTTTGGACTCACAATTCCTATGGGTGAGATCATTGCAATTTTAGTGATTCCTGCTgttggaggaagtgaaaaTTGTGCAATTGCAACTGTTATGAtggttgcttttgttggtggTATTTCCAAAACACTTTGTGACTCCAGCAATGCTGCACTTGCGGGACCTTTTCCGACTAAATTCTATGGTGCCATCGTGTGGGGCCTTTCCGTGTCCGGTATGATTACTTCATTTATGGCTATTGTCATTAAAGCATCGATGAAGGATAGTTTTGAAAGTAAGAGAGTTCAGTCCCAAATATACTTTGGATTAGTCATGCTTCTTCAGGTGGTTGCATGCGTGCTTCTTGTCCTTCTGAGGAAAAACCCATATGCCATTAAATATGCTGCAGAATTTAGGTATGCTGCGAGGAAGGATGGAAAGACAGATGATGGCGAAGATGAAAACGATGCAAAGGGAACAGGGCCAGCAGACGAAGATGGGTATCctgatgaaaaagagaataagAATGTATTGAATGCTGATATTGATCCAGATAAGATGAAGGATACGGATCAGGTTGAAGGCACTACCAACGTTCAGCAAATGCTTGATGCGAGTGTTATGGTTGTGGTGAAACGTATTTGGCCCATGTTACTTTCatgcttttttgtgttctttgcGACACTTCTTGTATTTCCTGGTGTATTCTTTGCTGTTAAAGATGGATTAAATGTTAAAAATGGATGGTACTTTACTATTGTCATTGCCATGTTCAACTTTGGTGATTTCCTTACGAGgcttcttcttcagttcAAGCAGCTGCACCTGTCTCCACGCATGGTTATGATTGGTTCATTTGCACGTGCACTTTTGATAATTCCGCTTTCATTATGTGCAGCTGGTACCATTCCTGGTATATGGCTTCCCTACACCGTTTCTCTCCTTTGGGGTCTTACGAACGGTTACTTTGGTGGTTTAACAATGATTTATGGACCACGTACGGGATCCCTCACCACAGCGGGTCAACGCTCTCTTGCTGCCATTTCTACAAATGTATCACTACTTTCGGGTCTCTTTGTTGGTGCTATGTTTGCATTGGCTGTTAAGGAGGGACTTCCTGAATAA
- a CDS encoding iron/ascorbate oxidoreductase family protein, putative, translating to MTRASLPVIDVSPLFGGESAEKERVSKQIDNACRTWGFFYIVGHPIQQEQIDKVLKLADTFFSLPMEEKLKLDVRKGRLYRGYTAPGVEEADVGKVYTYETFTTGYHLPKHHPDVMAGKPLRGPNIHPTQVRGWMEGMEGHYRDMWALALVLLRAMAQAIGLQEDFFDSKFMDPLCELNIKHYVPLSQTKEETTLLIEHSDFGVMTLLYQDASGGLQVRDSSGELMDVPPVEGSFVVNLGDMMEMWTNGQYRSTKHRVVATDKERYSMPFFCNPNPNVIVKCLDNCHSEENPPRYPPVRAVDWVLKRFAEAYGKDYSKM from the coding sequence ATGACACGCGCCTCGCTTCCTGTTATTGATGTTTCGCCCCTATTTGGTGGCGAATccgcagaaaaggaaagggtcTCCAAGCAGATTGATAATGCATGCAGGACATGGGGCTTCTTCTACATTGTGGGACATCCGATTCAGCAGGAGCAGATTGACAAAGTACTTAAGTTAGCTgatacttttttctctcttcctatGGAGGAGAAGCTCAAATTGGACGTTCGCAAGGGTAGACTTTATCGTGGTTACACTGCCCCTGGAGTAGAGGAAGCTGATGTAGGGAAGGTTTACACGTACGAGACCTTTACGACGGGATACCATCTTCCTAAGCACCATCCAGACGTCATGGCAGGCAAACCGCTCCGAGGACCGAATATCCACCCCACTCAAGTGAGGGGATGGATGGAGGGTATGGAAGGTCATTACCGCGATATGTGGGCACTTGCGCTTGTCCTCCTGCGCGCTATGGCGCAAGCTATCGGTTTGCAGGAAGATTTCTTCGACTCCAAGTTTATGGATCCCCTTTGTGAATTGAATATAAAGCACTACGTTCCCTTATCTcaaacgaaagaagaaactaCTTTGCTCATTGAGCACAGCGATTTCGGTGTTATGACGTTACTCTATCAAGACGCTTCAGGTGGCTTGCAAGTACGTGATAGTTCCGGAGAGCTGATGGATGTGCCACCTGTTGAAGGAAGTTTTGTTGTCAACCTTGGAGACATGATGGAGATGTGGACCAATGGCCAATACCGTTCCACAAAGCATCGTGTGGTAGCCACAGACAAGGAACGGTACTCCATGCCTTTCTTTTGCAATCCCAATCCGAATGTCATCGTCAAGTGCCTCGACAACTGTCACTCGGAAGAGAATCCACCAAGGTACCCTCCAGTGCGGGCTGTTGATTGGGTTTTGAAGCGGTTCGCGGAGGCATATGGGAAAGATTACTCAAAAATGTAG
- a CDS encoding adenosine transporter 2, putative, translating to MAMLGFESTAEFFVYLTFIFFGMSVMNVTNAIYSIPDYFSVYYQFVKNDEKAKPVNASFWEHMFTYYNVVVFTMQVVLEAFMLTPLGRRIPISWRLIFGLTIPMGEIIAILVIPEVGGSEAGAMATVMIVAFVGGISKTLCDSSNAALAGPFPTKFYGAIVWGLAVSGLITSFMSVVIKAAMEYSFKSRRVQSQIYFGLVMLLQVVACVLLVLLRKNPYAIKYAAEFRYAARKDGKTDDGEDENDAKGTGPADEDGYPDEKENKNVLNADIDPDKMKDTDQVEGTTNAQQMLDASVMVVVKRIWPMLLSCFFVFFATLLIFPGVFFAVKDKTTVKNFWYYTIIVAMFNLGDFLSRLVLQFKRLHVSPRMVMIGSFARALLIIPLALCVPGTIPGVWLPYTVSLLWGLTNGYFGGLSMIYGPRTGSLTTAGQRSLAAICINVALLLGLFAGAMFALAVKEGLPKEKK from the coding sequence ATGGCAATGCTTGGTTTCGAGTCGACAGCTGAATTTTTTGTCTATCTcaccttcatcttttttgggATGTCGGTGATGAATGTGACGAATGCTATTTACTCTATTCCTGACTATTTTTCAGTGTATTATCAATTTGTtaaaaatgatgaaaaagCGAAACCTGTCAATGCATCGTTCTGGGAGCACATGTTCACGTATTAtaatgttgttgtgtttacgATGCAAGTGGTTTTGGAGGCTTTTATGCTAACACCATTGGGCCGACGCATTCCTATTAGTTGGCGTCTCATCTTTGGACTCACAATTCCTATGGGTGAGATCATTGCAATTTTAGTGATCCCtgaagttggaggaagtgaagCTGGTGCGATGGCAACTGTTATGAtagttgcttttgttggtggTATTTCCAAAACACTTTGTGACTCCAGCAATGCTGCACTTGCGGGACCGTTTCCGACTAAATTCTATGGTGCCATCGTGTGGGGTCTTGCAGTCTCTGGCCTAATCACTTCATTTATGTCTGTTGTCATCAAAGCAGCGATGGAATACAGCTTCAAAAGCAGACGAGTTCAGTCCCAAATATACTTTGGATTAGTCATGCTTCTTCAGGTGGTTGCATGCGTGCTTCTTGTCCTTCTGAGGAAAAACCCATATGCCATTAAATATGCTGCAGAATTTAGGTATGCTGCGAGGAAGGATGGAAAGACAGATGATGGCGAAGATGAAAACGATGCAAAGGGAACAGGGCCAGCAGACGAAGATGGGTATCctgatgaaaaagagaataagAATGTATTGAATGCTGATATTGATCCAGATAAGATGAAGGATACGGATCAGGTTGAAGGCACTACCAACGCTCAGCAAATGCTTGATGCGAGTGTTATGGTTGTGGTGAAACGTATTTGGCCCATGTTACTTTCATGCTTCTTTGTGTTCTTTGCGACACTTCTCATCTTCCCTGGTGTATTCTTTGCTGTTAAAGATAAAACAACGGTAAAAAACTTTTGGTATTATACAATTATTGTTGCCATGTTCAACTTGGGTGATTTCTTGTCTCGTCTGGTGCTGCAGTTCAAGCGGTTGCATGTGTCTCCGCGCATGGTTATGATTGGTTCATTTGCACGTGCGTTGCTGATAATTCCTCTTGCCCTTTGCGTTCCTGGTACCATTCCTGGTGTATGGCTTCCCTACACCGTTTCTCTCCTTTGGGGTCTCACAAATGGTTACTTTGGTGGCCTTTCAATGATTTATGGACCACGTACGGGATCCCTCACCACAGCGGGTCAACGCTCTCTTGCTGCTATTTGCATTAATGTGGCTCTTTTACTCGGTCTCTTTGCTGGTGCTATGTTTGCATTGGCTGTTAAGGAGGGACTtccgaaggaaaaaaagtag
- a CDS encoding iron/ascorbate oxidoreductase family protein, putative has product MTRASLPVIDVSPLFGGESAEKERVSKQIDNACRTWGFFYIVGHPIQQEQIDKVLKLADTFFSLPMEEKLKLDVRKGRLYRGYTAPGVEEADVGKVYTYETFTTGYHLPKHHPDVMAGKPLRGPNIHPTQVRGWMEGMEGHYRDMWALALVLLRAMAQAIGLQEDFFDSKFMDPLCELNIKHYVPLSQTKEETTLLIEHSDFGVMTLLYQDASGGLQVRDSSGELMDVPPVEGSFVVNLGDMMEMWTNGQYRSTKHRVVATGKERYSMPFFCNPNPNVIVKCLDNCHSEENPPRYPPVRAVDWILKRFAEAYGKDYSKM; this is encoded by the coding sequence ATGACACGCGCCTCGCTTCCCGTTATTGATGTTTCGCCGCTATTTGGTGGCGAATccgcagaaaaggaaagggtcTCCAAGCAGATTGATAATGCATGCAGGACATGGGGCTTCTTCTACATTGTGGGACATCCGATTCAGCAGGAGCAGATTGACAAAGTACTTAAGTTAGCTgatacttttttctctcttcctatGGAGGAGAAGCTCAAATTGGACGTTCGCAAGGGTAGACTTTATCGTGGTTACACTGCCCCTGGAGTAGAGGAAGCTGATGTAGGGAAGGTTTACACGTACGAGACCTTTACGACGGGATACCATCTTCCTAAGCACCATCCAGACGTCATGGCAGGCAAACCGCTCCGAGGACCGAATATCCACCCCACTCAAGTGAGGGGATGGATGGAGGGTATGGAAGGTCATTACCGCGATATGTGGGCACTTGCGCTTGTCCTCCTGCGCGCTATGGCGCAAGCTATCGGTTTGCAGGAAGATTTCTTCGACTCCAAGTTTATGGATCCCCTTTGTGAATTGAATATAAAGCACTACGTTCCCTTATCTcaaacgaaagaagaaactaCTTTGCTCATTGAGCACAGCGATTTCGGTGTTATGACGTTACTCTATCAAGACGCTTCAGGTGGCTTGCAAGTACGTGATAGTTCCGGAGAGCTGATGGATGTGCCACCTGTTGAAGGAAGTTTTGTTGTCAACCTTGGAGACATGATGGAGATGTGGACCAATGGCCAATACCGTTCCACAAAGCATCGTGTGGTAGCCACAGGCAAGGAACGGTACTCCATGCCTTTCTTTTGCAATCCCAATCCGAATGTCATCGTCAAGTGCCTCGACAACTGTCACTCGGAAGAGAATCCACCAAGGTACCCTCCAGTGCGGGCTGTTGATTGGATTTTGAAGCGGTTCGCGGAGGCATATGGGAAAGATTACTCAAAAATGTAG
- a CDS encoding adenosine transporter 2, putative, whose protein sequence is MAMLGFESTAEFFVYLTFIFFGMSVMNVTNAIYSNYNFFSEYYKFVKKQEKAEPENESFWKHMFTYYNVVVFTMQVVLEAFMLTPLGRRIPISWRLIFGLTIPMVEIIVILVIPAVGGSENGAIATMMMVAFVGGISKTLCDSSNAALAGPFPTKFYGAIVWGLAISGLMTSFLAIVIQASMDSSFTSKNTQSQIYFGLVMLLQVVACVLLVLLRKNPYAIKYAAEFRYAARKDGVTGDRADGEFDAKGTGPADENRYPDEKENKNVLNADIDPDDMRDTDQVEGTTNAQQMLDASVMVVVKRIWPMLVACFFVFFATLLVFPGVFIAAKTGDTSGWYFTVVVAMFNLGDFLSRLVLQFKQLHVSPRMVMIGSFARALLIIPLSLCAAGTVTGVWLPYIVSLLWGLTNGYFGGLSMIYGPRTGSLTTAGQRSLAAICINVALLMGLFVGAMFALAVKEGLPK, encoded by the coding sequence ATGGCAATGCTTGGTTTCGAGTCGACAGCTGAATTTTTTGTCTATCTcaccttcatcttttttgggATGTCGGTGATGAATGTGACGAATGCCATTTACTCcaattataattttttttcagagTATTATAAGTTTGTtaaaaagcaggaaaaagcCGAACCTGAGAATGAATCGTTCTGGAAGCACATGTTCACGTATTAtaatgttgttgtgtttacgATGCAAGTGGTTTTGGAGGCTTTTATGCTAACACCATTGGGCCGACGCATTCCTATTAGTTGGCGTCTCATCTTTGGACTCACTATTCCCATGGTAGAAATCATCGTTATTTTAGTGATCCCTGCTgttggaggaagtgaaaaTGGTGCAATTGCAACTATGATGAtggttgcttttgttggtggTATTTCCAAAACACTTTGTGACTCCAGCAATGCTGCACTTGCGGGACCTTTTCCGACTAAATTCTATGGTGCCATCGTGTGGGGACTTGCCATATCCGGACTGATGACCTCATTTTTGGCTATTGTTATACAAGCATCGATGGACAGCAGTTTTACAAGTAAAAATACCCAATCCCAAATATACTTTGGATTAGTCATGCTTCTTCAGGTGGTTGCATGCGTGCTTCTTGTCCTTCTGAGGAAAAACCCATATGCCATTAAATATGCTGCAGAATTTAGGTATGCTGCGAGGAAGGATGGAGTAACTGGTGATCGCGCAGATGGTGAATTTGATGCAAAGGGAACAGGGCCAGCAGACGAGAATAGATATCctgatgaaaaagagaataagAATGTATTGAATGCTGATATTGATCCAGATGATATGAGGGATACAGATCAGGTTGAAGGCACTACCAACGCTCAGCAAATGCTTGATGCGAGTGTTATGGTTGTGGTGAAACGCATTTGGCCTATGTTGGTCGCTTGCTTCTTTGTGTTCTTTGCGACACTTCTGGTGTTCCCTGGTGTATTTATAGCGGCGAAGACAGGCGATACTAGTGGTTGGTACTTTACTGTTGTCGTTGCCATGTTCAACTTGGGTGATTTCTTGTCTCGTCTGGTGCTGCAGTTCAAGCAATTGCATGTGTCTCCGCGCATGGTTATGATTGGTTCATTTGCACGTGCGTTGCTGATAATTCCACTTTCGCTATGTGCTGCAGGAACCGTTACCGGTGTATGGCTTCCTTATAttgtttctctcctttgGGGTCTTACGAATGGTTACTTTGGTGGCCTTTCAATGATCTATGGACCACGTACGGGATCCCTCACCACAGCGGGTCAACGCTCTCTTGCTGCTATTTGCATTAATGTGGCTCTTCTTATGGGACTTTTTGTTGGTGCTATGTTTGCATTGGCTGTTAAGGAGGGACTTCCTAAATAA